DNA sequence from the Candidatus Methanomethylicota archaeon genome:
GCTGGTAAAGAAGCTTTGAGAGCCAATATTATGGCCGCAAGAGCAGTGGCAGAGATATTGAAAACTTCTCTTGGTCCTAAGGGTATGGATAAGATGCTTGTTGATAGTCTCGGAGACATTACTATAACTAATGATGGTGCTACTATTCTTAAGGAGATGGATGTTCAGCATCCAGCTGCAAAGATGATGGTGGAAATATCGAAAGCTCAAGATGATGAAGTTGGTGACGGAACCACAACAGCAG
Encoded proteins:
- a CDS encoding thermosome subunit translates to MAASSGGKIATLGEIGGVPVLILKEGTTRTAGKEALRANIMAARAVAEILKTSLGPKGMDKMLVDSLGDITITNDGATILKEMDVQHPAAKMMVEISKAQDDEVGDGTTTA